In Oncorhynchus mykiss isolate Arlee chromosome 1, USDA_OmykA_1.1, whole genome shotgun sequence, the following proteins share a genomic window:
- the LOC110507137 gene encoding MAU2 chromatid cohesion factor homolog isoform X2, producing the protein MDVLKNKDIACSRKHARVTRCSMVVVIGKMASNVEAPESWYLALLGFAEHFRTSSPPKIRLCVHCLQAVFQFKPPQRVEARTHLQLGSVLYHHTKNSELARSHLEKAWFISQQIPQFEDVKFEAASLLSELYCQQNLVDSAKPLLRKAIQISQQTPYWHCRLLFQLAQLHTLEKDLVSACDLLGVGAEYARVVGSEYTRALFLLSKGMLLLMERKLGEVHPLLTLCGTIVENWQGNPIQKESLRVFFLVLQVTHYLDAGQVKSVKPCLKQLQQCIQTISTLHDDEILPSNPADLFHWLPKEHMCVLVYLVTVMHSMQAGYLEKAQKYTDKALMQLEKLKMLDSSPILSTFQVILLEHIIMCRLVTGHKATALQEISQVCQLCQQSPRLFTNHAAQLHTLLGLYCISVNCMDNAEAQFTAALRVSDLTTHQELWAFIVTNLASVYIREGNRHQELYSLLERINPDHNFPVSSHCLRAAAFYIRGLLSFFQGRYNEAKRFLRETLKMSNAEDLNRLTACSLVLLGHIFYVLGNHRESNNMVVPAMQLASKIPDMSVQLWSSALLKDLNKALGNTIDAHEAAQMHQNFSQQLLQDHIAACSLPEHNLISWTDGPPPGQFQAQNGPTSSLASLL; encoded by the exons ATGGATGTTTTAAAAAACAAAGATATCGCTTGTAGTCGAAAACACGCGAGGGTGACACGGTGCTCAATGGTTGTTGTTATTGGAAAAATGGCGTCCAACGTAGAGGCCCCGGAATCTTGGTACCTCGCCCTTCTCGGCTTTGCAGAACATTTCCGCACCTCAAGTCCACCCAAAATTCGTCTGTGTGTACATTGTCTTCAAGCTGTTTTCCAGTTTAAACCTCCGCAAAGGGTTGAGGCAAGAACTCATCTTCAACTAGGCTCGGTCCTCTATCATCATACGAAGAACAGCGAGCTCGCGCGGAGCCACTTGGAGAAAGCG TGGTTCATCTCACAACAA ATCCCACAGTTTGAAGATGTTAAATTTGAGGCTGCAAGTCTTTTATCAGAACTCTACTGTCAGCAG AATCTGGTGGATTCTGCAAAGCCTTTACTGCGAAAGGCAATTCAGATCTCACAGCAGACTCCCTATTGGCACTGCCGCCTGCTGTTTCAACTGGCG CAACTGCACACTCTAGAGAAGGATCTTGTGTCTGCATGTGACCTCCTGGGTGTCGGTGCTGAGTACGCCAGAGTGGTGGGCTCGGAATATACCAG AGCGTTGTTTCTCCTGAGTAAAGGAATG CTCCTACTGATGGAGAGGAAGCTGGGGGAGGTGCACCCTCTGCTCACCCTGTGTGGGACCATCGTAGAGAACTGGCAGGGAAACCCCATCCAGAAAGAGTCTCTCAGGGTCTTCTTTCTGGTGCTGCAGGTCACACACTACCTGGACGCTGGACAG GTGAAGAGTGTGAAGCCCTGTCTGAAGCAGCTGCAGCAGTGCATCCAGACTATCTCTACACTCCACGACGATGAGATCCTGCCCAGTAACCCGGCTGACCTCTTCCACTGGCTGCCCAAAGAGCACATGTGTGTTCTCGTCTACCTG GTGACTGTCATGCACTCCATGCAAGCAGGGTATTTGGAGAAGGCACAGAAATACACAGACAAAGCACTCATGCAGCTTGAGAAACTAAAAA TGCTGGACAGCAGTCCCATCCTCTCCACTTTCCAGGTCATTCTGCTGGAGCACATCATCATGTGCCGGCTAGTCACTGGTCACAAGGCCACCGCATTACAAGAG ATCTCCCAGGTCTGCCAACTGTGCCAACAGTCCCCCAGGTTATTCACCAATCACGCTGCCCAGCTTCACACTCTACTA GGCCTGTATTGCATATCTGTCAACTGTATGGACAATGCAGAGGCACAGTTCACCGCCGCTTTGCGGGTAAGTGAC CTAACCACACACCAGGAGCTGTGGGCGTTCATTGTAACAAACCTGGCCAGCGTCTACATCAGGGAAGGAAACAGACACCAGGAG CTCTACAGTCTCCTTGAGAGGATAAACCCTGATCACAACTTTCCTGTGAG cTCTCACTGTCTCCGCGCTGCAGCCTTCTACATCCGAGGACTCTTGTCCTTTTTTCAAGGACGTTACAACGAGGCCAA ACGGTTCCTTAGAGAAACTTTGAAGATGTCCAACGCGGAGGACCTGAATAGACTGACAGCTTGCTCACTTGTTCTGCTAGGCCATATATTCTATGTACTGGGAAACCACAGG GAGAGCAACAACATGGTGGTTCCAGCGATGCAGCTGGCCAGCAAGATCCCTGACATGTCTGTCCAGCTGTGGTCCTCGGCCCTTTTAAAAG ATCTGAATAAGGCCCTGGGAAACACCATAGATGCCCATGAAGCAGCTCAGATGCACCAGAACTTCTCGCAGCAGCTTCTCCAAGACCACATCGCTGCCTGCAGCCTCCCCGAACACAACCTCATCAGC TGGACGGACGGCCCACCACCTGGGCAATTTCAAGCCCAGAACGGCCCAACGTCCAGCCTGGCCAGCCTGCTATGA
- the LOC110507137 gene encoding MAU2 chromatid cohesion factor homolog isoform X1: MDVLKNKDIACSRKHARVTRCSMVVVIGKMASNVEAPESWYLALLGFAEHFRTSSPPKIRLCVHCLQAVFQFKPPQRVEARTHLQLGSVLYHHTKNSELARSHLEKAWFISQQIPQFEDVKFEAASLLSELYCQQVPNLVDSAKPLLRKAIQISQQTPYWHCRLLFQLAQLHTLEKDLVSACDLLGVGAEYARVVGSEYTRALFLLSKGMLLLMERKLGEVHPLLTLCGTIVENWQGNPIQKESLRVFFLVLQVTHYLDAGQVKSVKPCLKQLQQCIQTISTLHDDEILPSNPADLFHWLPKEHMCVLVYLVTVMHSMQAGYLEKAQKYTDKALMQLEKLKMLDSSPILSTFQVILLEHIIMCRLVTGHKATALQEISQVCQLCQQSPRLFTNHAAQLHTLLGLYCISVNCMDNAEAQFTAALRVSDLTTHQELWAFIVTNLASVYIREGNRHQELYSLLERINPDHNFPVSSHCLRAAAFYIRGLLSFFQGRYNEAKRFLRETLKMSNAEDLNRLTACSLVLLGHIFYVLGNHRESNNMVVPAMQLASKIPDMSVQLWSSALLKDLNKALGNTIDAHEAAQMHQNFSQQLLQDHIAACSLPEHNLISWTDGPPPGQFQAQNGPTSSLASLL; the protein is encoded by the exons ATGGATGTTTTAAAAAACAAAGATATCGCTTGTAGTCGAAAACACGCGAGGGTGACACGGTGCTCAATGGTTGTTGTTATTGGAAAAATGGCGTCCAACGTAGAGGCCCCGGAATCTTGGTACCTCGCCCTTCTCGGCTTTGCAGAACATTTCCGCACCTCAAGTCCACCCAAAATTCGTCTGTGTGTACATTGTCTTCAAGCTGTTTTCCAGTTTAAACCTCCGCAAAGGGTTGAGGCAAGAACTCATCTTCAACTAGGCTCGGTCCTCTATCATCATACGAAGAACAGCGAGCTCGCGCGGAGCCACTTGGAGAAAGCG TGGTTCATCTCACAACAA ATCCCACAGTTTGAAGATGTTAAATTTGAGGCTGCAAGTCTTTTATCAGAACTCTACTGTCAGCAGGTACCG AATCTGGTGGATTCTGCAAAGCCTTTACTGCGAAAGGCAATTCAGATCTCACAGCAGACTCCCTATTGGCACTGCCGCCTGCTGTTTCAACTGGCG CAACTGCACACTCTAGAGAAGGATCTTGTGTCTGCATGTGACCTCCTGGGTGTCGGTGCTGAGTACGCCAGAGTGGTGGGCTCGGAATATACCAG AGCGTTGTTTCTCCTGAGTAAAGGAATG CTCCTACTGATGGAGAGGAAGCTGGGGGAGGTGCACCCTCTGCTCACCCTGTGTGGGACCATCGTAGAGAACTGGCAGGGAAACCCCATCCAGAAAGAGTCTCTCAGGGTCTTCTTTCTGGTGCTGCAGGTCACACACTACCTGGACGCTGGACAG GTGAAGAGTGTGAAGCCCTGTCTGAAGCAGCTGCAGCAGTGCATCCAGACTATCTCTACACTCCACGACGATGAGATCCTGCCCAGTAACCCGGCTGACCTCTTCCACTGGCTGCCCAAAGAGCACATGTGTGTTCTCGTCTACCTG GTGACTGTCATGCACTCCATGCAAGCAGGGTATTTGGAGAAGGCACAGAAATACACAGACAAAGCACTCATGCAGCTTGAGAAACTAAAAA TGCTGGACAGCAGTCCCATCCTCTCCACTTTCCAGGTCATTCTGCTGGAGCACATCATCATGTGCCGGCTAGTCACTGGTCACAAGGCCACCGCATTACAAGAG ATCTCCCAGGTCTGCCAACTGTGCCAACAGTCCCCCAGGTTATTCACCAATCACGCTGCCCAGCTTCACACTCTACTA GGCCTGTATTGCATATCTGTCAACTGTATGGACAATGCAGAGGCACAGTTCACCGCCGCTTTGCGGGTAAGTGAC CTAACCACACACCAGGAGCTGTGGGCGTTCATTGTAACAAACCTGGCCAGCGTCTACATCAGGGAAGGAAACAGACACCAGGAG CTCTACAGTCTCCTTGAGAGGATAAACCCTGATCACAACTTTCCTGTGAG cTCTCACTGTCTCCGCGCTGCAGCCTTCTACATCCGAGGACTCTTGTCCTTTTTTCAAGGACGTTACAACGAGGCCAA ACGGTTCCTTAGAGAAACTTTGAAGATGTCCAACGCGGAGGACCTGAATAGACTGACAGCTTGCTCACTTGTTCTGCTAGGCCATATATTCTATGTACTGGGAAACCACAGG GAGAGCAACAACATGGTGGTTCCAGCGATGCAGCTGGCCAGCAAGATCCCTGACATGTCTGTCCAGCTGTGGTCCTCGGCCCTTTTAAAAG ATCTGAATAAGGCCCTGGGAAACACCATAGATGCCCATGAAGCAGCTCAGATGCACCAGAACTTCTCGCAGCAGCTTCTCCAAGACCACATCGCTGCCTGCAGCCTCCCCGAACACAACCTCATCAGC TGGACGGACGGCCCACCACCTGGGCAATTTCAAGCCCAGAACGGCCCAACGTCCAGCCTGGCCAGCCTGCTATGA